A genomic segment from Bradyrhizobium diazoefficiens USDA 110 encodes:
- a CDS encoding efflux RND transporter periplasmic adaptor subunit — protein MSDVRERSDDDEAADRPGAESLRIVELPGKVARSKRRYGGPLLGGGVLLLLAGGLGIGGWRHYEAAREVAAVAEQVRTNVPEVRVATVQASGDLMKVTLPATTTAFEAANIFARTSGYIEKRYVDIGDRVKKGDLLVEITAPELDQQIAQAQATLAQDQAALQQAQASRELADVTNSRDSNLVKQGWLTAQQGDNDRLTLRAQQGAVGVAQSNIAAQEAQIRVLQQEKSYQRVVAPFDGVVTQRNVDNGSLVQAGSTFMFTMMHSNVIRTQVFVPQDEAFGVAPGVDSDIRVPEIPGRTFAGKVTRIATALQPGSRTLLTEIDVPNPDGLLSPGIYCTVELSIPRRTPSTTIPSDALVFDQNGLHVAVVRNGTVHFQQVSISRDFGTTVEVRDGVQPGDQVVLNPAVNLAEGSKVTVRKSEVS, from the coding sequence ATGAGTGATGTTCGCGAACGGTCCGATGACGACGAGGCAGCAGACCGCCCCGGAGCGGAGAGCCTCAGGATCGTGGAGCTGCCGGGCAAGGTCGCACGATCCAAGCGCCGTTACGGTGGTCCGCTGCTCGGGGGAGGCGTGCTCCTGCTACTTGCGGGCGGTCTGGGCATCGGCGGCTGGCGGCACTATGAGGCCGCGCGTGAGGTCGCCGCAGTGGCAGAGCAGGTTCGGACCAACGTTCCGGAAGTTCGCGTGGCGACGGTCCAGGCTAGCGGCGACCTCATGAAGGTCACCTTGCCGGCGACGACGACCGCGTTCGAGGCTGCCAACATCTTTGCGCGGACCAGCGGCTATATCGAGAAGCGCTACGTCGACATCGGCGATCGAGTGAAGAAGGGCGATCTCCTCGTGGAAATCACCGCTCCCGAGCTGGACCAGCAGATCGCGCAGGCGCAGGCGACGCTCGCGCAGGACCAGGCCGCACTTCAGCAAGCGCAAGCGAGCCGAGAACTGGCCGACGTCACCAATTCGCGCGACAGCAATCTCGTCAAGCAGGGCTGGTTGACGGCGCAACAGGGCGATAACGATCGTCTTACCCTGCGCGCACAGCAGGGCGCGGTGGGCGTCGCGCAGTCGAACATCGCGGCGCAAGAGGCGCAGATTCGCGTGCTCCAGCAGGAGAAGTCCTACCAGCGCGTGGTGGCGCCGTTCGACGGCGTGGTCACGCAGCGCAACGTGGACAATGGCAGCCTAGTGCAGGCCGGCTCCACCTTCATGTTCACGATGATGCATTCCAATGTCATCCGAACCCAGGTCTTCGTGCCGCAGGACGAGGCTTTCGGCGTTGCTCCGGGCGTCGACTCGGATATCCGCGTTCCCGAGATTCCGGGGCGGACGTTTGCGGGCAAGGTCACGCGGATCGCGACCGCGCTGCAGCCGGGGAGCCGGACGTTGCTGACCGAGATCGACGTGCCCAACCCCGATGGCCTGCTCAGTCCCGGCATCTATTGCACGGTCGAATTATCGATCCCGCGCAGGACGCCCTCGACGACGATCCCGTCCGATGCGCTCGTCTTCGATCAGAACGGCCTCCATGTCGCGGTCGTGCGGAATGGTACGGTTCATTTTCAGCAGGTCTCGATCTCCAGGGATTTCGGCACCACGGTGGAAGTGCGCGACGGCGTGCAGCCCGGCGATCAGGTCGTGCTCAATCCCGCGGTCAATCTGGCAGAGGGCAGCAAGGTCACGGTTCGCAAGAGCGAAGTGAGTTAG